The DNA window AACCTCTTCCGAAAGCTCTTCGGCGAAGGGGCGCTGTCGGCGGCGTTTATTCCGCTTTACGCCAGGGCGGTGAAGGACGATCGGACCTCCGCCGCCGATTTCGCCGCGTCGGGCATCAACCTGCTCGTCGCGATCCTCCTGGCCATCACCATTCTTGGCGAACTTCTATTGGTGGGCATTCTGGCCCTTTGGCCGGGGCTGCGGGCGGACCACCTGCTTACGCTTCGCCTGACGGCGATCATGCTGCCGTACGTTCTGCTCATCTGCGGAATGGCGTTTCTCTCCGGCATCCTCCAAGTGCACCGCCGATTCGCCGCACCTGCGGCGGCGCCGATCCTGCTCAACCTCTGCCACATCGCCGTGCTGGTGATCGGGGCAGCGACGCTCGGGCTTAGCGGTCGAACCGATGACGATCGCGCCGCCGAGCTGCAAACCTCCCTCGTCTACTGGCTGGCGTTTGCCGTGCTCGTCGCCGGCGTGTTGCAGACCGCCATCCTGCTGCCGAGCCTGCGTGCCGTCGGCTTTCGCTTCCGCCTGGCCGTCGGCCTCTGGACGCCGATGACCCGAAACATGTTCCGGCTGACCATTCCCGTCGCGCTGGGTGCCGGCGTCGTCCAGTTGTCGGTGCTGCTCGACCGAAGTCTGTCCACGTTGCTGATGGCCGGCGTCGATGCCGCCGGCAACCAGATCACGCACTTCTCGATCTTCGGCCAGGTATTGCGTTATCCGATGGAAGCCGGCGCACCCGCCCGGCTGGCCGTCGCGCAGTTTATGTACCTCTTTCCGCTGGGCATCTTCGCCACAGCTCTGGCAACGGCGATCTTTCCTTCGCTCAGCAGCGATGCGCTTGAAAAAGACCAGTCGAAGTTCAAAGCATCGCTTCGGCAGGGAATCGAGGCAGCCTTGTGGGAAGGCATCCCCGCGAGTGTCGGACTGATTCTCGTCAGCGAACCGGCGATACGGCTACTGTTCCAACACGGCCAAATCACGGCCCACGATGCCGACCTGATTCGCCATTCGCTGATCTACTATGCCGCCGCGATCTGGGCCTTCTCGCTCCTGCAGATCACCAGCCGGGCGTTCTACGCCGTCCACGACACGGCCACCCCCCTCAAACTCGCCATTCTGAACCTGGTCATCAACCTGGCGGTCGAACTGCCGATGATCTGGGTGCTCGGCGAAGCCGGGATGGCCGTCGGTACGCTGGTGGCGTTCACCGTGCAGGCGATCTGGATGCTCCGGATTCTCGATCGCAGGGTCGGCGGGCTCGAACTTACGACCATCCTCCGCCCCGTCCTCAAGATGTTCGCCGCCACGGCTTTGATGACCCTGGTCTGCTGGGGCGTCAGCCGGTTGCCGATCTATCCGACCGGCGACCGCCGGTGGGTCTGGGCGGCACAACTCGCGATCCTGATCGTGGTCGGTGGTGCGGCCTATGGCGTTGGCTGCCGGCTGTTGGGCGTTACCGTGATGGACCACTTCCTGCCGCGACGTTTCCGCCGAAGGTAGCAGGGACGGCTCTGCTCCCCGAGACGCCGTCGGAATGGTTGGAATGACCCCGCGATCGACTGGCGTTTGGGGGTCTTAGACGAACCCGCCCGTCCGCCGTATGATCCCTCCCCCTATGTCTCAGCAACCGCTCAATCGCTATTCCGCCAAGATCACCCAGCCCGCCACGCAGGCCGCCAGCCAGGCAATGCTCATCGCCACCGGTATCTCCGGTGCCGATTTGAACAAGGCCCAGGTCGGCATCTGCTCGGTCTGGTACGAGGGCAACCCCTGCAACATGCACCTGGCCGATCTCGGCATCGTGGTGAAGAAGGGCGTCGTCGAGGCGGGCCAGGTGGGCATGCGGTTCAACACCGTCGGCGTGAGCGACGGCATCTCGATGGGCACCGACGGCATGAGCTACTCGCTCGCCAGCCGCGACCTGATCGCCGACTCGATCGAAACTGTCATGGGCGCCCAGTGGTACGACGCGCTGATCGCGATCCCCGGCTGCGACAAGAACATGCCCGGTACCGTGATGGCGATGGGCCGGCTCAACCGCCCGAGCATCATGGTCTACGGCGGCACCATCCGCGCCGGCTGCGCCACCCTCAAGGGCAAGGAAGAAAAGCTCGACGTCGTCTCGGCGTTTCAGTCGTACGGTCAGAGCCTGGCCGGGGCGATCACCGAAGACGAACGCAAGACGATCATCGCCAAGAGCTGCCCCGGCGCCGGCGCGTGCGGCGGCATGTACACCGCCAACACGATGTCGTCGTTCATCGAGTGTCTCGGCCTGTCGCTGCCCTATAGCAGTTGTACGCCGGCCGAAGACCCCGACAAGCAGAAGGAATGCGTCGCCGCCGGCCACGCCGTCCGCAAGCTGATGGAACTCGATCTCAAGCCGCGCGACATCGTCACCAACCAGAGCTTCCGCAACGCGATGCGGCTGGCGATTGTGCTCGGCGGATCGACCAACGTCGTGCTGCACAGCATCGCGATGGCGCGGTCGTTCGGGCTCGAACTGAGCATCGACGACTGGCGGAAGATGAACGCCGAAACCCCGCTGCTTGCCGACCTCAAGCCGTCCGGCAAGTTCGTGATGGAAGACGTTCACGCCTACGGCGGCGTGCCCGCGGTGATGCGGATGCTGCTCGACGAGGGGTTGATCGACGGGTCCTGCATGACCGTCACCGGCAAGACGATCGCCGAGAACCTCAAGACGATCGCGCCGATCAAGCCGTTCGGCAACGGCCCCGGCCAGCAGCCGATCATTCGGCCGCTCAGCGATCCGTTGCAGAAGTCGGGGCACATCCTGATCCTTCGCGGCAACCTTGCGCCCGAAGGTGCGGTGGGCAAGATCACCGGCAAGGAAGGCACGCACTTCAGCGGGCCGGCGCGGGTGTTTGATTCTGAAGAAGACATGATCCATGGGCTGGAACAGAAGAAGATCCAGGCGGGAGACGTCGTCGTCATTCGCTACGAAGGCCCCAAGGGCGGCCCCGGCATGCCGGAGATGCTCAGCCCGACGGCGTCGCTCGCCGGGTACGGGCTGGTCGGCAAGGTGGCGCTGATCACCGACGGCCGCTTCAGCGGCGGGTCGCACGGCTTCATCGTCGGCCATGTCGCCCCCGAAGCCGCCGACGGCGGACCGATCGCGCTGGTGCACGACGGCGACCGCATCAACATCGACGCCGCATCGCATGCGATCACGGTGGACATCGAGCCGTCCGAACTCGCCCGCCGCAAAAACGCCTGGGAGCCGCCCGCCCCCAAGGCCAACCGCGGCTACCTCGCGAAGTACATCCGCCTGGTGAAGAACGCGTCCGAAGGCTGCGTGACGGACGAGGCGTGATGGCGAGTGCGTTATGGGAGCGCGTGCCCGGCTGTCCGTGACACGGGTTTCCAACCCGTGCGAGGTGCGTCGGAGTAGAAAAGCCGTCAATCTTCAGGGCGGCCGTTCTTCTTGCGTTTCAAAATAGCCAACTGAGGATGTACATCTGACGACGCAGGCGCACCTCGCACGGGTTGGAAACCCGTGTCACGGACAGCCGATCGCGGCGCAACCGGTCATGCCCAATCACGACAGTCTTAACCTGCGCATTGGTGTCGACGTCGGTGGAACGTTCACCGACCTGGTGGCGTTCGACGGGCAGACGCTGCGCGTCGTGAAGATTCCTTCCACGCCGCCGGAATTCCACCGCGCGGTCATCGCTGCCGTCGCGACGGCGGCGAGTGACGGCGGGGCGGCCGAAGCGATCGTTCACGGCTCCACCGTCGCCACCAACGCACTGCTCGAACGCAAGGGCGAGCCCGTCGCGTTCATCACCACCGAAGGCTTCCGAGACATGCTGCTGATCGGCCGCCAGAACCGGCCCGAGCTCTACGCGCTGCACGTTGTTCGCCCGGCACCGCTGACGGCGGAGGAAAACTGGTTCACTGTCCGCGATCGAGTCAGCGCCGCCGGTGACGTCGTCACGCCGCTCGACCACGCCGAGGTGGACGCGCTGGTGGCGACCATCCAATCGCGCGGACTGAAGCACGTCGCGGTCTGCCTCATCTACAGCTACGTCAACCCAGCCCACGAGCGACTGATCGCCGAGCGGTGCAAAGCGGCGGGGCTCACGGTTAGCCTCAGCAGCGACGTGCTGCCGGAATTTCGCGAGTACGAACGTGCGAGCACCACGGTCATCAATGCGGCGCTGCGGCCACGGGTGGAAGAGTACCTGACGAAGCTGGAATCGGGATTGGGTGGCATGGGCAAGCGTACTCGCTTGCCCGTGGCGGACGCCGACCCACAAGCCCACGGGCAAGCGAGTACGCTTGCCCATGCCACCCCTTCACCCACTCCACTGCAGATTATGTCGTCAACGGGCGGCACCCTTTCTGTTGTCGAAGCCTCCGTCTCCGCCGCACGGTTGGTGCTTTCAGGTCCGGCGGGGGGCGTCATGGGCGCGCTGCTGATCGCCAAAGCCGCCGGGCTCGAGAACGTCATCACCTACGACATGGGCGGCACCAGCACGGATGTCGCGACGATCGTGGGCGGCAAGCCGCAGTGGACGACCGACGGCGTCATCGACGGCCTGCCCATCCGCCTGCCGGCGCTGGACATCCATACTGTCGGCGCGGGGGGCGGGTCGATCGCGTCTCTCGACGCCGGTGGGGCGCTGCGCGTCGGGCCGAAATCCGCCGGCGCGATTCCCGGCCCCGCGTGCTACGGCCGCGGCGGCACCGAGCCGACCGTCACCGATGCCAACCTGATTCTCGGCCGAATCCCCGCCGACCGATTCGCCGGCGGGCAGATGCTCATCGATTCTACCCTGGCCGCAAGCGCGATCGCGCCGCTGGCGGCGGCGATGGGCAAGTCGGTCGAAGAGGCTGCCGACGGTATCGTCCGTGTCGCCGAAGAGAACATGAGCCGGGCTGTTCGCGCCGTCACCAGCCGGCGGGGGCTCGATCCGAAGGACTTCGCGCTGGTCAGTTTCGGCGGGGCGGGCGGGCTGCACGCGTGTGCGATCGCCGAGTCGCTGGAAATCCGGTCGGTCATCATTCCTCCCTACTGTGGCGTGCTGAGCGCGCTGGGCATGGTCGCCGCGCCACCCGTCGCCGACGTCTCCAAGACCGTTTTGCACCTGGGCGAAGGCCTCGACGACCACCGCCTGTATGCCGAGTACGGCCACCTGAACATGCTCGCTTCCGACCGGCTGCCGCAGGAGCAGCTCGCGGCGGTCGAGGCCTACGCTGACGTCCGCTTCAAAGGCCAGTCTTACGAGCTGACGGTGCCCGTCCGCGGGGCTGACCGTGAGCGGATCGAGCAGAGCTTTCGCGATGCCTACGCCGAGCGCTACGGCAGTCTGCCCAGCGGCCGGGCGATTGAGATCGTCACGCTGCGGCTGCGGCGGGTCGGCCGGGTCGCGCCGATCGAACTGCCCACCATCGACGCCGACAGCACGCCGGTCGCCGGCGGGTTCCGAACGAGGGAGCAGTTGCTGGCGGCCGGCCCTACACCCGGCCCTTTTCTGCTGATCGACGACCAGTCGACTACGTTCATCCCCACCGGTTGGACGGCACAGTGTGACGGGCGGGGGATTGTCACATTGGGGCGATAGAAGTTTCGCACAGGCAACCCGATTAGCGGTCGCATCGCAGCTGCACGCATGGACGAGACGGAAGAGTGGGCCTGCGGGGACCGCTTATTGGATAGCGCGTTGCGACTTACTCCGTCGGCCGTGTTGCCGGTCCGCCGTTGAGTTCCTCAATCCTTCCTTCCAGTTGCATCCAAGCTCCGATCAGCTCGTTGTTGTAGTGGTGGTCCTTTGCGTACTGCAGCAGCTCGCGAGCGCGCTGGATGTGGCCCAGCTCGATGTCGGCCGACGCCACCAGCACGTACGACCGCCAGTAGTTCGGCGCGGCCGCCACGCACGATTCGCCGATCTGCCTGGCCTCGGTCCATCTTCCCTGGCTGGCGTACTGCGCAAAGACGCCGCGATGCAACTGGACCGACTTCGGGTGTTCCTGGAGCGCGACGGCGTAGAGGGCAAGCGGGTCGTTCCAGCGGAGCGCGTAGGTGTACGTACGGAGCGATCCCAGTAGAAGCAGGGAAAGGACTGCAATCACCGCCGTCCGTCGCCGGGCCATGCTGCCGGCGGCGAAGCGCGTGATCCCGATGCCCGCCAGCACCGCCAAGAACGCCGACGGCAGGAACATCAGCCGCTCGGCCAGGATCGTCCCGATGATCGATGGCAGGTTGCTGACCACGCCGTACAGCTGCCCGGCCGCCAGCGTGCAGAACGCAACGGGCACGTCGCGACGTCGCAACGATCGGACGAGCAGGACTACCGAGCCGATGACCACCATCACGCCGACATAGAACCAGGGCTCGCTCCAGCGGACAGACGACCCGATCACCTCTGCGCCGTAATCGACCGATAGTGTGCGCGGCCAGAGCAGCAACGCGGCGTAGCGGCCGAGGATGACCAGCGGCATCAGCCAGCGGTCGGCGCCGGTGCTCGCGACCATCGGGTTCAGTCCCCACTCGATCAGCGCCCGATCCCACGCCAGGGGAAGGATCGCCTCGCGGTAGAAGAAGTAGCCGGCGATCACGTACACCAGGCACATCGCCAGGATCACGCCAAGCCGTCGCTGCGATAGATCGGGCGTCGCGATCATCGCCGCAGGTGCCGGGTTTCGACGACGCCCGAGCCATTGCAGACCCGCGAGCATTGCCAGCAGCAGGGGGAAGAAGATGCCCTGCTCTTTAGACAGCAGCGCCGCGATGCAGCAAGCGACGATCGCCGCGACGCGCCGGGCGGTCAGCCGTTTGCCGACATACAGCGTCAAGCCGCCGATCGTCGCCAGGGCACACATCAGTTCTGCCCGGCCGACAATGCCGGCGACCGCTTCGACATGAATGGGGTGAGCGGCAAACAGCAGGCCGGCGATCAAGCCGGGCCACCAGCCGGCAAGCCTTCGGGAAAACTCGGTGACCGCCGCCGCACACGCCGCCGCGAGCAGCCAGTTCACCAGGTGAAACGGCCAGGCCCGGTCGCCGGTCGTGTACGCCTGGAGGGCGTACGTCATGCTGGTGAGCGGGCGGAACAGCTTGTCGGCGCCTTCGGGAAAATACTGATCCGTCCAGAAGTAGCGCCAGCGGTCCGGCGATGCCAGCCTCGGGTCGTCGCGGGCGATGTACAGGTCGTCGTAGATGAACGTGCCGCCAAGCGTGACGGCGTAGAGCGCCAGCGACAACGCCGCCGCGACGAGCGCGGGCACTCGGCGACGTCGCCAGTGACTTACTCCATGCTGATCTGACGTCACTGCTTCCGTCACTTCTTCGCCGGCGGCGGGGTGCCGCCTTCCTTCAGGCTCGCCAGGTAGGCGATCAGGTCGGCGAACTCCTGCGGGCTCATCGCCTGCTCCAGCCCCTCGGGCATTGCCGACAGTTCGCTGTGCTTGCGGGTTTTGACGTCTGCCTTCTTCACCACGATTCGGGCGGCGGTCGAGTCGTAGATCTCGATCTCGGCCTCGCTCTCCGACTTGACGATGCCGGCGATCACGTCGTCATCCTTCGTCTTGATGATCGTCTGCTGGAAGCCGTCGAAGATCTGCTTGCTCGGATAGACGACCGATTCGACAAGCTTGGCCCGGTCGTACTTCCCGCCGACGCCGACCAGGCTCGGGCCGATCAGGCCGCCTTCGTTTTGCACCGCCTGGTGGCACTTCATGCACGCCGCTGCCTGCCCGTTGAAAACGGCCTTGCCCTTGGCGGCGTCGCCGGGGTTGGCCATCGCGAATGCGGCGAAGGCGTCGGGCCCCTTGGCCGCGCCGCCAACCGCCGGGGCGAACTTCGGGTCGAACAGCTTGCTGGTTCGATCTTTCGCGTAGATCTCCTGTAGCACCACGATCGCCTCGGGCTTGATCTTGCCCTCGGCCAGCCGCTGCTCGATCAGCGGCAACGCCTCGGCCTTGATCTTCTCGACCGCACCGCGGGCGTCGCGGACAAACCCGCGGTTCTTGTCGGCCAGGGTGTTCAAGTAAACGTCGAGCGCCCGCACGTCAGGAATGCGGCTCAGCGCCTGCAGCCCGTCGCCGCTCACCTTCTTGGTCTGCACCGCCTCGACCATCGCCGGCACGGCGTCTTTCGCTTTCATCTGGCCGAGCGCGACGACGGCGTTCTTGCGAACGTCCGTTCGCTTGTCCTTCAGCGTCACGATCAGCGCTTCGATCGCCGTCTTGTCGTTGATCGATTGCAGCGCGTTGATCGCGCCGTTCCAGATCTGCGGCTCGGTCGCGGCAATGCGCTTGGCGATCGCCGGCACGCCTTCCTTGGCCTTCAGGCTCCCCAGCGTGTCCATCGCCGGCTCGATGACCTCGGGCAACGCCGCGTTCTCGACCAGTGAAATCAGCACGGGCACGGCGTCCTTCGCGCCGGCCTCGCGCAGGATGGCAATGGCATCGGGGATGAGGGCGGCGGGGGCCTTGGGGTCCTTCAGCACCGCCGTTGCCAGCTCGACCGCCTTGCCCGATTTCGCCGGCGTCAGCGCCTTGAGGATCAGCGTCCGGGTCTCGACGTCCTGCGCCTGCCCGAACAGGTTCACGAGCAACTCGGCGTTGCCGGGATCGGGCGCGATGACCATCGCCTTGACCGCCGCCGCTCTGACGGCCGGGTCGGCGTCTTTCGCGAGATCGCGGATCGCGTTGAGGACAGTCGTCGTGCCTTCCCAATCGACCACCTTTGGCGGCCGTGGATTGCCAACCGGTTGCGTGGCCCACCAGTTGCCGCCCCAGGGCTTGGGCTGGCGATGCAGATCGGCCGCCGATAGCAAGGCGGTGGAACGGGCGACGGCAGGTTTGGTCTTGTCGAACGCGAGTTTCACGAGCGCGTCGACGAGCTTGGAGTCGTAGGTGTTCCGGAGGGCGTAGGTGACGTTGGCCCGGACGGCGTCGGAGTCGCCTTCAATCCCTGCAACGATCGCCGGCCAGGCGTCCGGGTTGGCTTTCCCAATGCGATGAAGCGCCGTGAACAGCGCGAAGCGGGCGAACAGATCCTTTTCCGAGTCCAGCGCCGTCAGGGCCGACGGCACGGCTTCGACCGAGCCCAGGCGGCCAAGGATCGTCGCCGCCTGAAAGCGGATCGCCGCGTCGGCATCGGCCAGGGCGGCCTTCAGGTCTCGTGCTGCCCAGGCAAGTCGCTCTTCGCCGATCAGTCGCATGATTTGTCGGCGAACGCTGGCATCGCAATTCTTGGCACCCACCAGTTCCGCGGCATCGCCGAGGATACGAATCCGAACCTTAGAGTCCGCCGGATGCATGCCGTGGATCGCCCAGATCGCGTGCCAGCGGGCGGCGGGGCTGGCACCATTGTCCTGGATGATTGCTCCTAGTGCCTTGACCGTCTCGCCATCGCCCTTTTCCGCGAGCCGCCGCTGCGCCACCATCCGCACGCTCCGCGCCGGGTGCTTCAACCCTTCGATCAATTCCGCCGTCGTCGCATCGAACTTTTTCCCCATCGCCGCTGGCACATACCATTCCGGTTTCGGCGTCGCGTGGTTCTTGCCGGTCCAGGTGACCTTGATCAGTCGGCCGACTTCCGGCTTCTTCTGGTGCCAGCCGCCGTAGCCCCAATCCGTCACCCAGAAGCCCAGACCGTCGGCGGTGATGTCGATGCCGAGCGGGCGCAGGTCGCCGCCGGGCGAGAGGAAGTCGGTCATCTGATCGACCTTGAACGTCCCGCTGTCGCGCGATACCTGGAAACGCTGGACCTTCCCCTTGCCCCAGTCGCAGTGAAACAGGTTGTCGCGGAACTCCGGCGGCAACGCGTCTTCGGTGTAGCCGATCGCGCCGCAGGGAGAGCCGCCGCCGTACTCGGCCATCCGCCAGAGCGTGTAGGGCTGGTACGGCTTCTCGGCCAGTCCGCCCTGCGGGGCCTTGCGGCTGTTGGGGTCGTTCTTGTTTTCGGGCGCTTTGTAGTCCCACGGATAGCCGTAGTAACCGCCGTCGACCATGTGGGTGAAGCGGGTCCACCAGCCGTGGCCGTCGTCGGTGTTGTCGTAGGTAAACTTTTCGTCCTCGCTGGTCATGGAGACGTCGAGGTGGTTGCGCGTGCCGGTGCTGTAGACTTCCAGCTTGGTGCCGTCGGGTTTGAAGCGCAGCAGCCCGCCGCCGGGCAGCTCAGCCTCGGACCCGTCGATGTTGCTCTTGGCACCCCACACGCCGCGATCGCCGACCGCCATGTAGAAGTAACCGTCCATCGCCAGGCGGATTTGCGCCGGGATGTGGTCGTTCAGCCCGCCGATGGTCGGCTTGCCGGTCTGGTTGATGAGGTCCTTGCGGTTGGCGGCCTTGCCGTCGATGTCGTCGTAGACGCTGAGGATCGGGTACTGGTGGACGAAGACTTTGCCGTCGAGATACGCCAGGCCAAAAACCGGATTGAGCTTGTCGGCCCAGACGGTGAGCTTGCCGTCGGGCCAGAGGCAGACGATGCGGTCGATCGGGTCTTTGCCGCCGTGGTTGTCGAGCGGGTCTTCGCCGATGAGCACCCGGCCGTCGGGCAGGGCACAGACGACCGAAGGCGATTCGATCTGCGGCGACAGCAGGACCGTCTCGACCTTCCAACCTTCGGGGGCGACGGGGGGTTTGGGGTCTTTACGCAGTTCCAGCGCAGGCCGACCATCGGCTGGGGCGGCCTGGCCCCGGCTGATGGCAGGAATCACGAGAACCGCAGCGAGCACGGCAAGGTTGCGAAGCATCGGGATCATGAGAATGGGTTCCGGCGAGAGAGCGACAACCGACAGTGGTCGACGGCTGTCCAGTGTACTCTGCCGGCGGCGGGTTGTTATCGGATCGTAGCAGGCGAGTGCAATTTCAAGGCAGGCGGTATCTCAGCCGGCAACCCTTCGGCGCAGGTCATCGACCGAAGCCTTCCAGTCGTCGCCTGCCTGTCCTTCGTACCAGAGCTCTCGAAGTTCCGAATCGTCGTCCAGGATGCGGTCGATCGCCTTGAGGGCACGGCGGATCAGCTTCGACGGGACTTTCTGGGGATGGTTTTCCACCCAGCGATCCACCGGCTCGGAAGCTGTGTCGCGCCGGCCCCAGTTGCCCTTTAGTCGGGCAATCACTTCGCACGCCGCGATCGCCGCCCCTGCGAAATCCATGGGAACGTAGTCGTCGCTCTCGGCAAGGAGTTCGTTGATCGCCTTGGCGACGAGAGACAAGTCCGAAACATCACCAAGTGTCGCGACAAAGTCGGCGGCGTCGTCATTGGCGAACGATTCGTGGCCCCAGGCACCCATAGGCACCCATCATACAACCAGCCCCTTGCCATCGGTAAACCGAGGCAAGGGGCTGGGGTGCAAGAGAGACAACTCTTGTAACGGTGCGTTCTAGTTACGGGCGGCGTTCACCGATTCGACCGGGACGTCGTACATCGCCAGCAGCACGCGGTGCGCCACGATGCGATACGCCTCGTTGATGTCATCCGGCCAGCCCTGTGTGCCGACCTGGTTAAGGTGAGCAATCAGGTTTGCCGTCAGCTTCTGTCCGTCGATGTTGTCGGGCAGATCGAAGCGCCAGATGTCAGGCAGTTCGTGGATGAGCGACGCATCGACCGCCGGCAGTCCGTGGCCGGCCGGGTAGCGGGCGACCGCGACGTTGCGGCCCTTGTCGAGGTTCGTATCACCGCCGGCGGCCTTGTTCGTCTCGGTCGCCTGTTCGGCGGCGTTGACGGCAGGCTTCTTGGCGGCGGCCATCACGGCACCCACGTTCGGCTGCACGGGCCAGTTGCCGATCAGCGCCTTGGGGTCGCTGATTTCGCCCTGGGCGACCACCACGTAGTTGTTGGTGCCGAAGACAACCTTTTCATCGAGGTCGAAGCTCTTGCCGTACTTTTCCTTCCAGCTTCGTTCCAGCGTCGCGACGCGATCGGTCAGCGGCTTCCAGTCGGGCTTGGTGTCCTTGTACTTGCTGATGCGATCACGGTCGGCATCGACCAGTCGGTTGACGATGTTGTCGAAGATGTCCTTGGACATCGACGCTTCGGTGACCGCTTCGAACGCGTTGCGGACGTCGCCTTCTTCCTTCAGGTCCTTCGGCGTGACGCCAGCGGGGAGCGCGAACGCCTTGGCCTCGGCGTTCTTCTCGACCTTGTCTGCAGTCTTGTCCACCGCGCGTTCGACACGCTCGGCAGCGCGATCGACCGCGTCCTCAGCCTTCTTGGCGGGCGTGGGCTCATCAGCGGTGATGGCCGGCTTCTGCTCCTGAGCCATCAACAGAGATCCGGTTGCCAAAGACGCCGCAATCATGAGAGATAAATGCTTACGCATGTAAAATCCTCCGTGTAAAGAGAGTGAAACTGTTCTCGCCACGGGGATCGAAGAAACAAACCGCGAGCCTGCGGTCGTGCCGCAAGGTCATGAAATCAATCTCATGGCAGACGACGCCTGAACCTGGTTTTTCAGAGCGTGCTCAAGCGGAGTGAAGAGATGGAGGGACACTCGGGCGTACCGACCGCTGATTGTTGTACCGAGGGTGATGACGCAATCCTCACGGCCGCTTATTGCAGCCCGGGCGTACGGCACGGTTCGGCCGACAGACTGTCGGACATGATGCGTCGATGTGTGTAGGGCGGCGTGGGCAAGGGACAAGCGGGCGACCTGCGCGGATCGCGTTGGTGGCAGGCGATTGCGAATCGGCGAGGCCGGACGGGTCCGGTGCTACTCGTCGATCCACTTGACCATCATCATCTGAGGCTGGTGAAACTTTGATTTGTCGGGAAACGCGACGCTCGCCTGCTCGATCGACTCGATGTAGCTCTTGTAGGCGGCCGCATTGCCGTATCGCGGTGCGAAACCCCGCGTGCCCACGATGAGGTAGTCGCCGCTGCGGGTGCGCAGGTTCGGGCGGCCGATCTCGATGGTGCAGGGGATGCCGGCACCATTCAGAAAGTCGCGCACGTCCAGCGCCCACTGCTGCTGGCTGGGTCCGTACGATTCAATGACGCAGTAGTTCAGCCCGGGGTCGCGCTTCGACAGGCCATTCACCACCGGCGAATCGACGAAGACCGCGTCACCGGCGCGCACCGTGGTGCTGCCATTCACCGACGGCGATGCGCCGGCCATCGCGCTGCCCGGGATGCGCTCGGCGGCCATTCGGGCGTCGCCACCGGGGACGGCCTTGGTGCCGCGAGGGTCCAGCACACCGGGCTGAACCGGTCCACTCTTGATCTCCGGCGTTGATGGGACACGGGCAGTGGGGGCACCCGTCTTCTTACCGGCGATGTAAGCGAGCCCGACCACCACAAGCGTTGCCACAACGCCGATCGCGACCGTCTGGAATCGCACCTTGAGCGTGACTTCCTGGCGGTCGCGGTCGATGGCGACCTGATTGCCCGGCTTGGGCGAAGAGTCGTTTTCAGAGCGGGTCACCGACAACCCGGCGACCTGGGACGACGAACCAGCGCCTCCGCGGGATGCTGCGGTGGCCCGGGGCACCGCCTGTCGCAGCGTAGGCACCGGCGGCGCTTCGTCATCCTGCGACTCATCCACGAAAACCTGTTCGGGGTTCGGGGCGATCGCAGGTGCGGGAGTTGAGACGGACTGCCGCGCGCTGCGCGAAGCGAGCGTCACCGCGGTGATACCGGCCGTGGGGTCTGTCGGGTCTAACGCAGGGGGAGCGGACTCGTCCGATGTAGCAGTGGAACCGGCCCGCTTTTCCATCAGGGCGGCGAACCACTTGCGAGTCACCGTGAAAATGGCAGGCGTGCCCAATGGCTTGAGCTGCGAATGCCCCGGTGGCGGTGCATAGGAGCGGCCTGCCGCTGTTGCCGAAGTGTGACCCTCGGATGAACTGCGGGCGCTACTGGTTGGTGGACT is part of the Humisphaera borealis genome and encodes:
- the murJ gene encoding murein biosynthesis integral membrane protein MurJ, with product MSQPSSFLRHAKVVGLLTLASRVLGLGREIVSAHFLGTGLIASAFTVAFTIPNLFRKLFGEGALSAAFIPLYARAVKDDRTSAADFAASGINLLVAILLAITILGELLLVGILALWPGLRADHLLTLRLTAIMLPYVLLICGMAFLSGILQVHRRFAAPAAAPILLNLCHIAVLVIGAATLGLSGRTDDDRAAELQTSLVYWLAFAVLVAGVLQTAILLPSLRAVGFRFRLAVGLWTPMTRNMFRLTIPVALGAGVVQLSVLLDRSLSTLLMAGVDAAGNQITHFSIFGQVLRYPMEAGAPARLAVAQFMYLFPLGIFATALATAIFPSLSSDALEKDQSKFKASLRQGIEAALWEGIPASVGLILVSEPAIRLLFQHGQITAHDADLIRHSLIYYAAAIWAFSLLQITSRAFYAVHDTATPLKLAILNLVINLAVELPMIWVLGEAGMAVGTLVAFTVQAIWMLRILDRRVGGLELTTILRPVLKMFAATALMTLVCWGVSRLPIYPTGDRRWVWAAQLAILIVVGGAAYGVGCRLLGVTVMDHFLPRRFRRR
- the ilvD gene encoding dihydroxy-acid dehydratase, whose protein sequence is MSQQPLNRYSAKITQPATQAASQAMLIATGISGADLNKAQVGICSVWYEGNPCNMHLADLGIVVKKGVVEAGQVGMRFNTVGVSDGISMGTDGMSYSLASRDLIADSIETVMGAQWYDALIAIPGCDKNMPGTVMAMGRLNRPSIMVYGGTIRAGCATLKGKEEKLDVVSAFQSYGQSLAGAITEDERKTIIAKSCPGAGACGGMYTANTMSSFIECLGLSLPYSSCTPAEDPDKQKECVAAGHAVRKLMELDLKPRDIVTNQSFRNAMRLAIVLGGSTNVVLHSIAMARSFGLELSIDDWRKMNAETPLLADLKPSGKFVMEDVHAYGGVPAVMRMLLDEGLIDGSCMTVTGKTIAENLKTIAPIKPFGNGPGQQPIIRPLSDPLQKSGHILILRGNLAPEGAVGKITGKEGTHFSGPARVFDSEEDMIHGLEQKKIQAGDVVVIRYEGPKGGPGMPEMLSPTASLAGYGLVGKVALITDGRFSGGSHGFIVGHVAPEAADGGPIALVHDGDRINIDAASHAITVDIEPSELARRKNAWEPPAPKANRGYLAKYIRLVKNASEGCVTDEA
- a CDS encoding hydantoinase/oxoprolinase family protein — protein: MPNHDSLNLRIGVDVGGTFTDLVAFDGQTLRVVKIPSTPPEFHRAVIAAVATAASDGGAAEAIVHGSTVATNALLERKGEPVAFITTEGFRDMLLIGRQNRPELYALHVVRPAPLTAEENWFTVRDRVSAAGDVVTPLDHAEVDALVATIQSRGLKHVAVCLIYSYVNPAHERLIAERCKAAGLTVSLSSDVLPEFREYERASTTVINAALRPRVEEYLTKLESGLGGMGKRTRLPVADADPQAHGQASTLAHATPSPTPLQIMSSTGGTLSVVEASVSAARLVLSGPAGGVMGALLIAKAAGLENVITYDMGGTSTDVATIVGGKPQWTTDGVIDGLPIRLPALDIHTVGAGGGSIASLDAGGALRVGPKSAGAIPGPACYGRGGTEPTVTDANLILGRIPADRFAGGQMLIDSTLAASAIAPLAAAMGKSVEEAADGIVRVAEENMSRAVRAVTSRRGLDPKDFALVSFGGAGGLHACAIAESLEIRSVIIPPYCGVLSALGMVAAPPVADVSKTVLHLGEGLDDHRLYAEYGHLNMLASDRLPQEQLAAVEAYADVRFKGQSYELTVPVRGADRERIEQSFRDAYAERYGSLPSGRAIEIVTLRLRRVGRVAPIELPTIDADSTPVAGGFRTREQLLAAGPTPGPFLLIDDQSTTFIPTGWTAQCDGRGIVTLGR